The following are from one region of the Corylus avellana chromosome ca1, CavTom2PMs-1.0 genome:
- the LOC132168440 gene encoding uncharacterized protein LOC132168440, with translation MSMPCTNMFNTEQQQSLWTSSSVDPRISFSNDFADIQQPTKHENIYREAPVSSEFEFCAENYTMISADEVFFQGMLLPVKNGCSTNQQRKMTLRDELLSVDDDYEEVFPRKNSSRWRERLGLKKGKKYDKSDHHHHHEVLETVVEEKMPSLVHEELFVSKKTQELVFEAMKEG, from the exons ATGTCGATGCCATGCACAAACATGTTCAACACAGAGCAGCAGCAAAGTCTTTGGACTAGTTCCTCTGTAGACCCAAGAATCTCCTTCTCCAATGACTTTGCAGACATTCAGCAGCCAACCAAGCATGAAAACATCTACAGAGAAGCTCCAGTTTCCTCAGAATTCGAATTCTGTGCAGAAAACTACACCATGATATCTGCAGATGAGGTGTTCTTTCAGGGCATGCTGTTGCCTGTAAAGAATGGTTGCAGCACCAACCAGCAAAGAAAGATGACTCTAAGAGATGAATTGCTCTCTGTTGATGATGATTATGAGGAGGTGTTTCCAAGGAAGAATTCAAGCCGGTGGAGAGAGCGGCTGGGCCTcaaaaagggtaaaaaatatgataaaagtgatcatcatcatcatcatgaggTGCTGGAAACTGTAGTCGAAGAGAAGATGCCTTCATTGGTTCATGAGGAGCTCTTTGTTAGCAAGAAAACACAG GAACTAGTTTTTGAGGCCATGAAGGAGGGTTAA
- the LOC132168448 gene encoding uncharacterized protein LOC132168448: protein MSMPCTNMFNTEQQQSLWTSSSVDPRISFSNDFADIQQPTKHENIYREAPVSSEFEFCAENYTMISADEVFFQGMLLPVKNGCSTNQQRKMTLRDELLSVDDDYEEVFPRKNSSRWRERLGLKKGKKYDKSDHHHHHEVLETVVEEKMPSLVHEELFVSKKTQELVFEAMKEG, encoded by the exons ATGTCGATGCCATGCACAAACATGTTCAACACAGAGCAGCAGCAAAGTCTTTGGACTAGTTCCTCTGTAGACCCAAGAATCTCCTTCTCCAATGACTTTGCAGATATTCAGCAGCCAACCAAGCATGAAAACATCTACAGAGAAGCTCCAGTTTCCTCAGAATTCGAATTCTGTGCAGAAAACTACACCATGATATCTGCAGATGAGGTGTTCTTTCAGGGCATGCTGTTGCCTGTAAAGAATGGTTGCAGCACCAACCAGCAAAGAAAGATGACTCTAAGAGATGAATTGCTCTCTGTTGATGATGATTATGAGGAGGTGTTTCCAAGGAAGAATTCAAGCCGGTGGAGAGAGCGGCTGGGCCTcaaaaagggtaaaaaatatgataaaagtgatcatcatcatcatcatgaggTGCTGGAAACTGTAGTCGAAGAGAAGATGCCTTCATTGGTTCATGAGGAGCTCTTTGTTAGCAAGAAAACACAG GAACTAGTTTTTGAGGCCATGAAGGAGGGTTAA